A region from the Flavobacterium enshiense genome encodes:
- a CDS encoding OmpP1/FadL family transporter, giving the protein MRKLLSLTLLALASTSAFAGGYRVSLQGQKQLAMGHTGVAVVNSAEVMFFNPAGISFLEDKFNASIGGNLLFAETKFQNETYNWQSSTENMGTPFNIYASYKINKWLSAGIAVYTPYGSEVEWEKDWQGSHLVNRIDLKAIYIQPTVSFKVNDAFAIGGGPIYVIGSVEFNKNLNRSLSDESGNRSDVSLDANGINAWGYAAGFMLNPCKEMRLGVNYRSEIIMEARGGMATFHEVPAFAQETFSNTTFNADLPLPAELTAGLSLNLTDKWMIAFDYNRTMWSAYKSLDIDFDNKVPTSVNPRNYQNTNTYRVGTQYIATDKFTFRAGWYKDESPIESGYFAPETPRNDSMGYTGGLTYQINKNLGVDASFLYLHFDEIDASYDHYQETTLVNGQPVTSTIPFGGTYKSTVFSPGVGVTYSF; this is encoded by the coding sequence ATGAGAAAACTATTATCCTTAACATTATTGGCTTTAGCGTCGACTTCTGCATTTGCGGGAGGGTATCGTGTGAGTTTACAAGGGCAGAAGCAATTAGCTATGGGGCATACTGGCGTGGCTGTTGTAAACAGTGCCGAAGTTATGTTTTTTAATCCTGCTGGGATTTCCTTTTTGGAAGATAAATTCAATGCTTCTATCGGAGGCAATCTTCTTTTTGCAGAAACAAAATTCCAAAATGAAACCTATAATTGGCAAAGTTCAACTGAGAATATGGGGACGCCTTTTAATATTTATGCTTCCTATAAAATAAACAAATGGTTGTCCGCAGGTATTGCTGTCTATACACCATACGGTAGTGAAGTGGAATGGGAAAAGGATTGGCAGGGTTCACATCTGGTAAACAGAATCGATTTAAAAGCGATTTATATTCAGCCAACCGTTTCATTTAAGGTGAATGATGCGTTCGCCATTGGAGGTGGTCCTATCTATGTTATCGGGTCCGTGGAGTTTAACAAAAACCTGAACAGAAGTTTGTCCGATGAAAGCGGAAACCGATCAGATGTGTCGCTGGATGCTAATGGAATTAACGCTTGGGGGTATGCTGCCGGATTTATGTTAAATCCTTGTAAAGAGATGCGTTTAGGGGTGAATTACCGTTCGGAAATTATTATGGAAGCCCGTGGAGGTATGGCTACTTTTCATGAAGTCCCGGCTTTTGCGCAAGAAACGTTTTCCAATACTACTTTCAATGCTGATTTACCGTTGCCGGCTGAATTAACGGCTGGTTTGTCGCTTAATCTTACGGATAAATGGATGATCGCTTTCGATTACAACAGAACGATGTGGAGTGCTTACAAATCCCTTGATATTGATTTTGATAACAAAGTACCTACTTCGGTAAACCCTAGAAATTATCAGAATACTAATACATATCGTGTAGGAACGCAGTATATAGCAACTGATAAATTTACTTTCAGAGCGGGATGGTATAAAGATGAAAGTCCAATTGAGTCAGGTTATTTTGCTCCTGAAACACCTCGTAACGATTCAATGGGGTATACAGGAGGTTTGACTTACCAAATCAATAAAAATTTAGGTGTTGATGCTTCATTCCTGTATTTACATTTTGATGAGATTGATGCATCTTATGATCATTACCAGGAAACTACTTTGGTTAACGGACAACCTGTTACCAGTACAATTCCGTTTGGAGGGACTTATAAGTCAACGGTTTTCTCTCCGGGTGTTGGTGTAACGTATAGCTTCTAA
- a CDS encoding alpha/beta fold hydrolase: MELHSRIEGEGQPLLIIHGFLGMSDNWKTLGTQFAQQGFQVHMIDMRNHGKSPHSEDFTYEVMAQDLHDYCERYQLKKINLIGHSMGGKIAMLFATTYPEIVDKLIVADISPKYYAPHHQTILAGLNAVDFSTKPSRAEVEETVSDYIKDFGTRQFLLKSLYWVEPGQLGFRFNLDVFNRKIETIGNALPFENHFDGPVLFLRGDKSDYILDSDFETIRHHFSDVEIVTIKNAGHWLHAENPKDFYESVMAFLNK, encoded by the coding sequence ATGGAATTACATTCAAGAATAGAGGGCGAAGGACAACCGCTGTTAATCATTCATGGTTTTTTGGGGATGTCCGACAACTGGAAGACTTTAGGAACGCAGTTTGCCCAACAGGGATTTCAGGTGCACATGATCGATATGCGGAATCACGGTAAAAGTCCCCATTCGGAAGATTTTACTTATGAGGTAATGGCTCAGGATTTGCATGACTATTGTGAAAGGTATCAATTGAAAAAGATAAATCTCATCGGTCATTCGATGGGAGGGAAGATTGCAATGCTTTTTGCGACGACTTATCCCGAAATAGTTGATAAACTTATTGTTGCCGATATAAGTCCGAAATATTACGCGCCACACCATCAAACGATTTTGGCAGGATTAAACGCGGTGGATTTTTCAACAAAACCAAGTCGTGCTGAAGTTGAAGAAACGGTTTCGGATTACATTAAAGACTTCGGAACACGACAGTTTCTTTTAAAAAGTTTGTATTGGGTAGAGCCGGGGCAGCTTGGGTTTCGATTTAACCTAGATGTTTTTAACCGAAAAATAGAGACTATCGGCAATGCTCTTCCATTTGAAAATCATTTTGACGGCCCTGTTTTGTTCCTACGCGGTGATAAATCTGATTATATTCTGGATTCGGATTTTGAAACCATTCGGCATCATTTTTCTGATGTTGAGATAGTTACAATTAAGAATGCCGGACATTGGCTCCACGCCGAGAATCCAAAGGATTTTTACGAGTCAGTTATGGCCTTTCTGAATAAATAA
- a CDS encoding pyridoxine 5'-phosphate synthase translates to MTKLSVNINKIATLRNSRGGNVPNLLQVAVDVQRFGAEGITVHPRPDERHIRYQDARDLVSVVSTEYNIEGNPQHNFIDLVLECKPTQVTLVPDAIGALTSNAGWDTVKNQSYLKEVVAEFRANGIRTSIFVDPVLEMIEGAKATGTDRIELYTEEFAHQYGLGNKKGIEPYIASAVLANELELGINAGHDLSLDNIKFFKENIPGLLEVSIGHALISESLYLGLENVVNMYLQRLK, encoded by the coding sequence ATGACAAAATTATCTGTAAACATAAATAAAATAGCCACGCTGCGAAATTCCCGCGGTGGTAATGTACCTAATCTGCTTCAGGTTGCAGTCGATGTTCAGCGTTTTGGAGCCGAGGGAATCACGGTGCATCCACGACCAGATGAAAGACATATCCGCTATCAGGATGCCAGGGATTTGGTTTCGGTTGTCTCGACGGAATACAATATTGAAGGGAATCCGCAGCATAATTTTATCGATTTGGTATTGGAGTGTAAACCGACGCAGGTGACTTTGGTGCCGGATGCCATTGGAGCGCTGACTTCCAATGCGGGTTGGGATACGGTAAAAAATCAATCCTATCTGAAAGAGGTTGTTGCCGAATTTAGAGCCAACGGGATTCGTACTTCGATTTTCGTTGATCCGGTCCTGGAAATGATTGAAGGTGCAAAAGCGACCGGAACTGACCGTATCGAATTGTATACCGAAGAATTCGCGCATCAGTACGGATTAGGAAATAAAAAAGGAATCGAGCCATATATTGCTTCGGCGGTTTTGGCTAATGAATTGGAGTTGGGAATCAATGCCGGTCACGATTTGAGCCTGGATAATATTAAATTCTTCAAAGAAAATATTCCAGGGCTTTTAGAGGTTTCGATTGGACACGCCTTAATTTCTGAATCGCTTTACCTTGGGCTGGAAAATGTGGTTAATATGTATCTGCAACGTTTGAAATAA
- a CDS encoding CBS domain-containing protein: MSEITEYINNEVDPIHIEDTIEMVQDLFLEFPYSHFPVLEEGIYIGCASADDVELLDSDRKIGEFRYTFERFFARNTMPWLDVLEIFAKNETNIVPILDETNTYIGYYEIADVIKCFHDTPFLREDGSFIVVQKGIKEYSMSEIAQIVESNNAKLLGLFISHNDMEKVQITLKLSLGGMNEIIQTFRRYEYDIISEHQEDAYLNNLKDRSDYLDKYLNM, translated from the coding sequence ATGAGTGAAATTACCGAATATATCAACAACGAGGTCGATCCGATTCACATTGAAGACACCATCGAAATGGTTCAGGATCTATTTCTTGAATTCCCGTACAGCCATTTTCCTGTTCTGGAAGAAGGCATTTATATCGGTTGTGCAAGTGCCGACGATGTCGAACTTTTAGACAGTGACAGAAAAATTGGCGAATTCCGCTATACTTTCGAACGCTTTTTTGCGAGGAACACAATGCCATGGCTGGATGTCCTAGAAATTTTCGCAAAAAACGAAACCAACATTGTCCCTATTTTAGACGAAACCAACACATATATCGGATACTATGAAATCGCCGATGTAATCAAATGTTTTCACGACACACCATTTCTGAGAGAAGATGGAAGCTTTATTGTAGTTCAAAAAGGCATAAAAGAATACAGTATGAGCGAAATCGCACAGATTGTAGAAAGTAACAATGCAAAACTACTGGGGCTTTTTATTTCTCATAATGATATGGAAAAAGTACAGATAACTCTAAAATTAAGCCTTGGTGGTATGAACGAAATCATTCAGACATTCCGAAGATACGAATACGACATCATCAGTGAACACCAGGAAGATGCGTATCTAAACAATCTGAAAGACCGTTCGGATTATCTGGACAAATATTTAAACATGTAA
- a CDS encoding NAD kinase: MKLAIYGQTFQQNTKDIIDRILGVIQKNNAEVVFEANYHAILSQNNVFEKEIPTFSNHTELNDSFDFFISIGGDGTMLRAATFVKSKKIPIVGINTGRLGFLANVQRESVEKSILFLLEGNYKVSERTLLSLECYPDPCDIYDLNVALNEITVSRKDTTSMITIETFLNSEYLTSFWADGLIISTPTGSTGYNLSCGGPVITPESKCLVITPIAPHNLNVRPLVICDETEIKLKVSSREPQFLVSLDSGTKAIDNENEIHVKKAPFTINMVDFPEEGFLKTLRNKLLWGEDKRN; encoded by the coding sequence ATGAAGTTAGCGATTTACGGACAAACCTTTCAACAAAACACCAAAGACATCATCGACAGGATTTTAGGAGTTATCCAAAAAAACAACGCTGAAGTGGTTTTTGAAGCTAATTATCACGCTATATTATCCCAAAACAACGTTTTCGAAAAAGAAATACCTACTTTTTCAAACCATACCGAATTAAACGACAGCTTCGATTTTTTCATCAGTATTGGCGGCGACGGAACCATGCTTCGTGCAGCAACTTTCGTAAAAAGCAAAAAAATACCTATTGTCGGAATAAATACCGGCCGTTTGGGTTTTCTGGCCAATGTGCAGCGTGAATCCGTAGAAAAATCAATTCTTTTTTTACTCGAGGGCAATTATAAGGTATCCGAAAGAACATTATTGAGCCTGGAATGTTATCCTGATCCTTGCGATATCTACGATTTGAATGTCGCCTTAAACGAAATCACCGTTTCACGCAAAGACACTACTTCGATGATTACCATTGAAACCTTTTTAAACAGTGAATACCTAACTTCTTTCTGGGCAGACGGACTAATTATCTCGACCCCGACAGGATCCACCGGCTACAACTTAAGCTGTGGCGGACCCGTAATCACCCCAGAGTCAAAATGCCTTGTAATCACTCCCATCGCCCCGCATAATTTGAATGTTCGTCCTTTGGTGATTTGCGATGAAACCGAAATAAAACTTAAAGTATCGAGTAGAGAACCTCAATTTCTGGTTTCACTCGACTCAGGCACAAAGGCAATTGATAACGAAAATGAAATTCATGTAAAAAAAGCTCCGTTTACCATAAACATGGTTGACTTTCCTGAAGAAGGCTTCCTGAAAACATTGCGAAACAAATTGCTTTGGGGAGAAGACAAACGCAATTAA
- a CDS encoding DUF6089 family protein — MKRIFTAIFFLMLWTQTNAQIHEFGVFLGGSNYIGDVGPTTYIAPKDFSFGVLYKWNRSTRHSFRLSYTQGKITSDDLDSDASARKERGYNFENEIKELSAGLEFNFFDFDLHNSGFLFTPYVYTGISGFRYDELHVLNGQTKIDDSKYSFAIPMTLGVKTRIANSFVLGLESSVKYTFTDNLDGSNPDNSDYASLRFGNLNSNDWYVFTGVTLTYTFGQNPCFCAE, encoded by the coding sequence ATGAAGAGAATCTTTACAGCAATATTCTTTCTAATGCTCTGGACACAAACCAATGCGCAAATTCATGAATTTGGGGTTTTTCTGGGCGGAAGCAATTACATTGGCGATGTAGGTCCGACGACTTATATTGCGCCAAAGGATTTTAGTTTCGGCGTTTTGTATAAATGGAACCGAAGTACACGACATTCCTTTCGCTTGTCATACACCCAAGGAAAAATAACCTCCGACGATTTAGATTCAGATGCCTCGGCAAGAAAAGAACGCGGCTACAATTTTGAAAACGAAATCAAAGAACTTTCGGCCGGCTTGGAATTTAATTTCTTTGATTTTGACCTACACAACAGTGGCTTTTTATTTACACCATATGTATATACAGGAATAAGCGGTTTTCGTTATGACGAATTGCACGTACTAAACGGTCAAACTAAAATCGACGACAGCAAATATTCTTTCGCCATACCAATGACTTTGGGTGTAAAAACCCGAATCGCCAACAGTTTTGTCTTAGGATTGGAAAGCAGTGTAAAATACACCTTTACAGATAATTTAGATGGAAGCAACCCGGATAATTCGGATTATGCTTCTTTACGTTTTGGAAATTTAAACAGCAATGACTGGTACGTTTTCACAGGAGTAACATTAACATATACTTTTGGACAAAACCCTTGTTTTTGCGCAGAATAA
- a CDS encoding isoprenyl transferase, giving the protein MSLPENINKDNLPKHLAIIMDGNGRWAKQKGMLRAFGHESGTKSVRAVVESCAKLGIENLTLYAFSTENWNRPKFEVEALMKLLISSLKGELKTLTKNDIRLNSIGNLDSLPTSVKKELLDVIDKTKNNKRMTLTLALSYGSREEIIRAVRNISDKVKNNIISATDIDETIINQHLYTHDLPDVDLVIRTSGEQRISNFLLWQIAYAEFYFTDVLWPDFREKDLYDAIISYQKRERRFGKTSEQIK; this is encoded by the coding sequence ATGAGTTTACCGGAAAATATAAACAAAGATAATTTACCCAAGCACCTGGCCATAATCATGGACGGGAACGGACGTTGGGCAAAACAAAAAGGAATGCTTCGCGCTTTTGGCCATGAAAGCGGAACAAAATCGGTTCGTGCAGTGGTGGAAAGCTGTGCCAAATTAGGCATCGAAAACCTAACCCTTTACGCATTTTCAACTGAAAACTGGAACCGCCCAAAATTTGAAGTTGAAGCTTTGATGAAACTTTTAATTTCTTCTTTAAAGGGAGAACTGAAAACACTTACCAAGAACGACATCCGCTTGAATTCCATCGGAAATCTTGACAGTCTTCCCACTTCGGTAAAGAAAGAATTACTTGACGTAATTGACAAAACAAAAAACAACAAACGAATGACTTTAACGCTGGCTTTAAGCTATGGCTCTCGTGAAGAAATCATCAGAGCTGTAAGAAACATCAGCGATAAAGTTAAAAATAACATAATTTCGGCAACTGATATTGATGAAACGATTATTAATCAGCATCTTTACACGCATGATCTACCCGATGTAGATTTAGTAATTAGAACTAGTGGTGAGCAGCGCATCAGCAACTTTTTGCTGTGGCAAATTGCTTACGCTGAGTTCTATTTTACTGATGTATTATGGCCTGACTTTAGAGAAAAAGACTTATATGACGCGATTATCAGCTATCAAAAAAGAGAACGAAGATTTGGAAAAACAAGTGAACAAATTAAATAA
- the bamA gene encoding outer membrane protein assembly factor BamA gives MTRLSAIKKENEDLEKQVNKLNNFKMFQKTIKLVFAIIFLGSISTVNAQDQDNNAPEAGKKYVLANVDVTGKITYNQQTIVTFSGLEKGETITVPGDEISSAIKKLWKLGLFNDINFYVQKIQNDSIFLELNINELPKLNEVKFQGVKKGKVDDLIKDNDLKKDKVVNENLLTTTKNYIENKYKKDGFYNTKVTINTIPDSTENRVNMVVNVDRGKKVKINDIVFEGNSEFTTDKLKRTLSNTKEKSIWNPMRIYKSSKFIKDKYNEDLVALVDEYKENGYRDARITDETVTYDKKKNTVDIKIKLEEGKKYYFGDIRFLGNTVYNNRHLEQILGIKKGDVYNGKLLQERIADKSRPDGEDLTNEYQNNGYLFSNINAVEVKTANDTIDFEIRITEGPVAYFNKVTVTGNDRTNDHVIYRELRTKPGQKWSKDNVMRSLRELGQLGFFDAEALKPDVKPNGADGTVDINYNVVEKGSSQVELQGGYGGGGFIGTLGLSFNNFSIRNLFNKDAYKPLPMGDGQKMALRLQGSSYFQTYSLSFTEPWFGGKKPVSFSTSLSHSKQYLYNYSTRDVTKEQSFTISSISVGMAKKLSVPDDYFILSQSVSFQYYNLNNYFTGLFTFGNGDSRNLTYTVALSRNSKGNNPIYPTYGSEFSLTGKFTLPYSLFNGVDYGNLGNLEENKVVTTKAQQTADGTYVPAGTYLDEDGNAVPGNDYTLAAADQAKVDQIRFKWLEYYKIKFKADWYTKVYEKLVLRTLGEFGFLGAYNQERGLVPFERFYLGGDGLANFSMDGREVIQLRGYPNQSLAPIIEEPGPKYGQQVGATVYNKFSLELRYPITLAQSASIYALTFAEAGASFDSFKNYTPFSLKRSAGVGLRVFMPAFGLLGIDFAHGFDAVPGQTQKSGWQTHFIIGQQF, from the coding sequence ATGACGCGATTATCAGCTATCAAAAAAGAGAACGAAGATTTGGAAAAACAAGTGAACAAATTAAATAATTTCAAAATGTTTCAAAAAACTATAAAACTAGTTTTTGCAATTATATTTTTAGGAAGTATTTCCACCGTAAACGCTCAAGATCAAGATAACAACGCGCCCGAAGCAGGAAAAAAATACGTTCTTGCCAATGTTGATGTAACCGGCAAAATAACCTACAATCAACAGACAATTGTTACATTTTCAGGTTTAGAAAAAGGAGAAACCATTACCGTTCCCGGTGATGAAATCAGTAGCGCCATTAAAAAACTTTGGAAATTAGGTCTTTTCAATGACATCAACTTTTATGTCCAAAAAATTCAGAACGACAGTATATTCCTTGAGTTAAACATCAACGAATTACCAAAACTGAACGAAGTTAAATTCCAAGGTGTAAAAAAAGGAAAAGTTGACGATTTAATTAAAGACAATGATCTAAAGAAAGACAAAGTTGTTAATGAAAACCTTTTAACAACCACAAAGAATTACATCGAAAACAAATACAAAAAAGACGGTTTTTACAATACAAAAGTAACCATAAATACTATTCCCGATTCTACCGAGAACCGAGTAAACATGGTAGTTAATGTTGACCGTGGCAAAAAAGTAAAAATCAACGACATCGTATTTGAAGGCAACTCTGAATTTACAACAGACAAACTTAAGAGAACCCTTTCAAACACTAAAGAGAAAAGCATTTGGAATCCAATGCGAATCTATAAATCTTCTAAATTCATCAAAGATAAATACAATGAGGATTTGGTTGCCCTTGTTGATGAATACAAGGAAAACGGATACCGCGATGCAAGAATCACTGATGAAACCGTAACTTACGATAAGAAAAAAAACACTGTCGACATCAAGATCAAACTTGAAGAAGGGAAAAAATATTATTTCGGCGACATTCGTTTTTTAGGAAATACAGTATACAACAATCGACATCTTGAACAAATATTAGGCATTAAAAAAGGCGATGTTTATAACGGAAAATTACTTCAGGAACGTATCGCGGATAAATCAAGACCCGACGGAGAGGACCTAACCAACGAATACCAAAACAACGGATATCTTTTCTCCAACATTAACGCTGTTGAAGTAAAAACCGCTAACGACACCATAGACTTTGAAATCCGCATAACGGAAGGCCCTGTTGCCTATTTCAACAAAGTTACGGTTACAGGAAACGACCGAACAAATGACCATGTTATTTACCGAGAATTACGTACAAAACCAGGCCAGAAATGGAGCAAGGATAATGTGATGCGAAGCCTTCGTGAACTTGGTCAGCTAGGTTTCTTTGACGCAGAAGCCCTTAAGCCGGATGTAAAACCCAACGGCGCTGACGGAACTGTGGATATCAATTACAATGTAGTTGAAAAAGGATCAAGCCAGGTAGAGCTACAAGGTGGATACGGTGGTGGCGGTTTTATCGGAACCTTAGGGCTTTCCTTTAACAACTTCTCCATAAGAAATTTATTCAACAAAGATGCCTACAAACCACTTCCAATGGGAGATGGTCAGAAAATGGCATTGCGTTTACAAGGTAGTTCCTATTTCCAAACGTATAGTTTATCCTTTACAGAACCTTGGTTTGGAGGTAAGAAACCAGTGAGTTTTTCAACTTCCCTTTCCCACAGTAAACAGTATTTATACAATTACTCAACCCGCGATGTGACAAAAGAACAAAGCTTTACCATTTCTTCAATTTCTGTTGGTATGGCAAAAAAATTATCAGTACCGGATGATTACTTCATTTTATCGCAATCTGTATCCTTCCAGTACTACAACCTAAACAACTATTTTACCGGTCTTTTCACCTTTGGTAACGGAGATTCCAGAAACTTAACCTATACCGTAGCCTTATCAAGAAACAGTAAAGGTAACAACCCAATTTACCCAACTTATGGCTCGGAATTTTCGCTTACAGGTAAATTTACTCTGCCATATTCTCTTTTTAATGGTGTAGATTACGGAAATTTAGGTAATTTAGAGGAAAATAAAGTAGTTACCACTAAGGCGCAACAGACAGCTGATGGCACCTACGTTCCTGCAGGCACGTACTTGGATGAAGACGGAAATGCGGTTCCAGGTAACGATTACACCTTAGCTGCTGCGGATCAGGCCAAAGTGGATCAGATTCGCTTCAAATGGTTAGAGTATTATAAAATTAAATTTAAAGCCGATTGGTATACTAAAGTGTATGAAAAATTAGTTTTACGTACCTTAGGGGAATTCGGATTCCTTGGTGCTTATAACCAGGAAAGAGGTCTGGTACCTTTCGAGCGTTTTTATTTAGGTGGTGACGGATTGGCAAACTTCTCTATGGACGGCCGCGAGGTAATTCAGCTGAGAGGATATCCGAATCAGTCCCTAGCTCCTATTATTGAAGAACCAGGTCCGAAATACGGACAACAGGTTGGAGCGACCGTGTACAATAAGTTTTCATTGGAATTGCGTTATCCGATAACTTTAGCACAGTCGGCTTCCATTTACGCCCTCACCTTTGCAGAAGCAGGTGCATCCTTCGATTCGTTTAAGAACTACACGCCATTTTCTTTAAAACGATCAGCAGGAGTTGGTTTAAGAGTATTTATGCCTGCCTTTGGCTTATTGGGTATTGATTTTGCTCACGGATTTGACGCAGTTCCGGGACAAACCCAAAAAAGCGGATGGCAAACCCACTTCATCATTGGCCAACAGTTTTAA
- a CDS encoding OmpH family outer membrane protein — translation MRKHFLLVLVSFAFLTANAQSKGVKVGYIDMDYILEKAPEYAEAKNQLEQKAQTWKQEIEVKKNEINKLKDNLNTEKVLLTKELIAEREEAIGFLEKELLEYQQKRFGPNGDLMIQKSTLIKPIQDQVFTAVQDIAAAQKYDFIFDKSSDLTMMFANQRFDLSDRVLRVLMRAQKKEQMSKKQIKEQEKQDALDDMAAENPDQIERQKKLDEKKAAREKLIEERKQAIEQKKKEAEERRKQLLEERKNKQQGKTTTAPATDTPDGKASEEKPADGKASEDKLTDDKPKEKTQAEINAEKKAEAEAKKKTAAEERQKLLEERKKILEEKRKKIIEDREKAKKEREEAAKKKAEENKTEENKTEENKTEENKN, via the coding sequence ATGAGAAAACATTTTTTACTTGTACTTGTAAGCTTCGCTTTTTTAACTGCAAACGCCCAAAGCAAAGGCGTGAAGGTAGGTTATATTGACATGGATTATATCTTGGAGAAAGCACCGGAATATGCCGAAGCCAAAAACCAATTGGAACAGAAAGCGCAAACCTGGAAACAGGAGATTGAAGTTAAGAAAAATGAGATAAACAAACTGAAAGACAATTTAAATACTGAAAAAGTTCTTTTAACCAAGGAACTAATTGCAGAAAGAGAAGAAGCGATAGGCTTTCTTGAAAAAGAATTGTTGGAATATCAGCAAAAAAGATTCGGTCCTAACGGTGACTTAATGATTCAGAAATCCACCTTGATTAAGCCAATACAAGATCAGGTATTTACAGCCGTACAAGACATAGCTGCGGCTCAGAAATATGATTTTATATTTGACAAGTCATCGGATTTAACCATGATGTTTGCAAATCAACGCTTCGACTTAAGCGACCGAGTGTTGCGAGTTTTAATGCGTGCTCAAAAGAAAGAACAGATGTCTAAAAAGCAAATAAAAGAGCAGGAAAAACAAGATGCTTTAGACGACATGGCCGCCGAAAATCCGGATCAGATTGAAAGACAGAAAAAATTAGACGAGAAAAAAGCGGCTCGTGAAAAACTTATAGAAGAAAGAAAACAGGCCATCGAACAAAAGAAAAAAGAAGCCGAAGAACGCAGAAAACAACTTTTAGAAGAAAGAAAGAACAAGCAACAAGGTAAAACAACCACTGCACCTGCAACAGATACGCCGGACGGAAAAGCGAGTGAAGAAAAACCTGCTGACGGAAAAGCGAGTGAAGACAAACTTACAGACGATAAACCAAAAGAAAAAACTCAGGCTGAAATAAATGCCGAGAAAAAAGCGGAAGCCGAAGCAAAAAAGAAAACAGCTGCTGAAGAACGCCAAAAGCTATTGGAAGAAAGAAAAAAAATACTGGAAGAAAAACGTAAAAAAATTATAGAAGACAGGGAAAAAGCCAAAAAAGAAAGAGAAGAAGCCGCAAAAAA